A genomic stretch from Arachis stenosperma cultivar V10309 chromosome 3, arast.V10309.gnm1.PFL2, whole genome shotgun sequence includes:
- the LOC130966304 gene encoding uncharacterized protein LOC130966304, protein MSQDITELKAFKEEVNSNLQNQGAAIQKLENQIGYLSKQTPGPSVSHAAKAITREECKAITLRSGKKLKEISRETTVDEAKENVGDKEQGQSFTPSATKEKEKEVLKPYTPKAPYPQRLMKSEKDSQFSRFLEIFKKLQINIPFAEAMSYPSESLKECMRVDVVDIVVQETFEETTKEVAEEEFTKDIEVSDIKAAETTMPSMPERVKEEKEAPKPELKALPPNLKYAYLGSDEIHLVIISSALSKEQEEELIKVLQTHQDAIGWTLADLKRIKDAYQRKKEGKSYGTAMAPLMEDILQEKEQQLRCCSVVFIGPLSSKMQRN, encoded by the exons ATGAGTCAAGACATAACCGAATTGAAAGcctttaaggaagaagtaaaTTCTAACTTGCAAAACCAAGGAGCTGCCATCCAGAAGCTAGAAAATCAAATTGGGTATTTGTCTAAGCAAACCCCTGGGCCTAGCGTTTCTCATGCTGCCAAGGCTATTACAAGGGAAGAATGTAAGGCCATAACCCTCAGAAGTGGAAAGAAGCTAAAGGAGATCTCAAGGGAAACCACAGTGGATGAAGCAAAGGAAAATGTGGGAGACAAGGAACAGGGACAATCTTTTACACCGTctgcaacaaaagaaaaagaaaaagaggtccTGAAGCCTTATACACCCAAAGCACCATATCCTCAACGTTTAATGAAAAGTGAAAAGGATAGCCAATTCTCCAGATTCTTGGAGATTTTTAAGAAGCTTCAAATCAACATTCCGTTTGCTGAG GCAATGAGCTATCCATCAGAATCACTAAAGGAATGCATGAGGGTGGATGTAGTGGACATTGTAGTACAAGAAACCTTTGAGGAAACAACAAAGGAAGTGGCAGAGGAGGAGTTCACCAAGGATATTGAAGTTAGTGACATCAAGGCTGCTGAAACAACCATGCCAAGCATGCCAGAGAGAgtgaaagaagagaaggaagcaccaaaacctgagctcaaaGCATTGCCCCCTAatctcaagtatgcatacttgggtAGTGATGAGATCCATCTTGTTATTATTAGCTCTGCCCTGAGCAAAGAACAGGAAGAAGAATTGATCAAAGTGCTACAAACTCATCAAGATGCCATAGGATGGACCCTAGCTGATTTGAAGAGGATAA AAGATGCATatcagaggaagaaggaagGGAAGTCTTATGGGACTGCCATGGCTCCacttatggaggacattttgcaggagaaagaacagcagctaAGGTGTTGCAGTGTGGTTTTTATTGGCccactatcttcaaagatgcaaaGGAACTAG